DNA from Victivallis lenta:
TTTCGTCATAGAGCCAGCCGTCGATGCCGCATTTGCCGGCTTCGTCGAGACAGGCGTTCACACACTCCATCCACTCGTCGGAGAGGTAGGCGGTCTGCAGGCCGCCGCGCGCGTGCATGAAAAAGCCGCCGAGTCCGGCCTTCTTCATTTCACGGATCTGCCGCCGCAGCTCTTCCGGGTCGAGTTTGTCGTTCCAGCTCCAGAATGGAATCGGCCGGTACTGCGCCGGCGGATTGGTCAGGTCGGGGGAATTCATCATGATGGTTTTCTTTCTTGATATGATCTGTTGCTGTTGTCAGAGTTTGAAAATGGAACCGATCCGGCTGCCGAGCATGGCTCCGGCGGCCGCCAGCGTCGCGGCGAGGAACAACATCGCCCAGACGCCGAACGCACACGCGATATACGGACCCGAACCGAGCACCTGCGACAGATCGTAGATCGCCCGGGTGATCGGATAGAACTGCGCCTTCTGGGCGAGGATCAGGGAGTCCGACACCTCCAGCATCGAGAAGCTGAAGGCGAAGAGCGCGCCGACGATCACGTTTGCGAAGACGAGCGGCAGCGTGACTTTACGCAACGTCGCAAACGCGGTCGCACCGAAGCTGCGGGCCGCGTTTTCGAGCTCCTCCGGCGTCTGCTCGAGTCCGGCCGAAACCGAGCGCACCACATACGGCAGCCTCCGCACCGCGTAGGCGATGCCGAGCAGCAGGAACGGGTTTTCCACCGGGTTGAAATATTCCGCGGCAAACTTGAATCTGACCGACATGCCGAGGTAACCGAAGGCGATGATGATGCCCGGCACCGCAAGCGGCAGCATGGCGAGCAGGTCTGCGAGCGTGCTGCCCCAGAGCTTCCAGCGCACCGCCGCGAGCGACACGAGCACGCCGACCGCGACCGCGATGACCATGGCCAGCAGAGAGTAGTGCAGACTGTTCACGATGCTCGGCAGCACGATTTTGTCGGACAATGCGTTCTCGAAATGGAGCAGCGTGAATTCGCGCGGCAGGATCGTGTTGTACCAGCGCATCGAGAACGAGGTCAGCACAAGCGCGATATGCGGCAGGGCGGCGAGCAGAGTCACGAAGAGGAAGACGCCGGTCGGCACGAAACGCCGCCAGCCGGCGCGGCGGACGGCGCTCGCTCCGGCCGCCCCCTTGACCGTCGTGTTGAGCGGGGATTTGCCGAGCGCGAATTTCCCGGCGAGGTACATCGCGCCGGCGAAGAACAGCATGACCACCACGAGCGCATACGGAACCGGGTTGCTCTCGAGCTCCATGATCCCGTTGAAGATCTGGACCGAAGTCACCCGGTTGTAGCCGAACATGAGCGGGGTGCCGAGCTCCGTGAAGCTCCAGACCAGCACGATGCTGCCGCCGGCCAGGATGCCGGGTTTCATGAGCGGGAAGGTGATGCGCCGGAACCGCTCCCACCGCGTTGCGCCGAGATTCCGCGCCGCCTCGTCGAGCGCCGGGTCGAGGTTGCCGAGCGCGGTGACCAGATTCAAATAGAGGATCGGATACAGATGCAGCGCTTCGATGAGGCAGACCGACCAGAACCGGCCGCTGCCGCCGAGGAAATCGACCGCCGGGAGCCCGCAGCCGGTCAGGATCGTATTGACCACGCCGTAATGCCCGAGGATCTGCTGGAAACCGAGCGCGCCGACGAACGGCGGCAGGATCATCGGGATCATGACGAAAAGATGCGTGAGATTCTTCCCCGGGAAGTCGTAGCGGTCGTACAGGATCGCGAGCGGGAACGCGATGAGGAACACGAAGAAGGTCGTGACTCCCGCGATCGCGAAGCTGTTGATGAGCCCTTCGCGGTAGATGTAGTTGCTGAACACCTCGGCCAGCAGCCGCCGGTCGAGCCCGACGCCGACCACCGTGAAGATCGGCGCGAGCAGGAAAGCCCCGAGGAACGCGATGACGGCCGCGAGCAGCAGATATTGAACCAGCCGGTTGCCCATTTTATTTTCCCTCCTTCGCGAGCCGTTCGGCTTCGAGGTAGTTGAGCCGCGCCGATTCGCTCCAGCTCCGGATGACGGCGGCGACTTCGACCGCGTCCCGGCGGAGCGCCCGGTTCGCATCGGCGATTTCCGCGTAGGGGAACGGCAGACGGTTGAATGCCCGCATCGCCTGCGGCACCTTTTCGGGGCCGCCGGCGTCGATGATCGCCTTCCAGGCGCGCTGGAGTTCCGGCTGCGGATCGAGCGCAATGGCCCGGATCAGGATGCGCAGCAGCCCGTAGTAGGGACCGGTCAGCTCGGGCCGGTAGACGAAACTGGCGCCGGATTCATACGGGTTGTAGTTCGGATCGGAGCGGTACTCCCGGTATTCGGGGGCGTAGAGGTCGCGCCGGATCGGCGGCCGCCGCAGCGCATGCCTGGCCGGGCCGCCCGGAGTGCCGGTTTTGAAGGCGTGCAGCTTCTGCCCCTCGACGCTGAGCAGGAAATCGATGAACGCTTCGGCCGCCTTCCGGTTCGGCGCGCCGCGCAGCATCTGCACGGGGTCGGCCGAGACGGCGGTTCCCCCTTCGGGCGGAACGTAGAAGAAGTGCGGCGTTCCGCCGAACTGGAGCTCGTTCCACTCCTGCTCGGTGAAGCCGTAGGTGTCGATCGCCATGCCGGCCGCTGCGTTCCCGGCGGCGACGTCGCGCGGAATTTTCCCCGCCGAGTCGGTCAGGTTCCGCGCGTTGCCGAAAATCCGCTTGATCAGGTTGAGCCCTTCTTCCCACCCCTTGTCCGGGCTGCCCGAATCGGCCATGCACTGCTGGATCAGAATTTCGAAGCATTTGTTGGCCGAACCCGATTTCGACGGGTCGGCCAGCGCGATCGTATTGTAGAAACGGGGCGCGGCGAGGTCGGCCCACCGTTTCGGCGGCGCCGGGTCGGCGAGTTCCGCGATGCGGTCCGCATTGTAGCAGATGCCGAACGTGGAGAGCACGATGCCGTAGTAGCGCCCGTCCTTGTCGTACAGCTCGTCGCCGCCGAAACTGCGGGGGATCACGTCGTCGGCGAAGTACTCCGGGTGGCGCTTCTGCGCGCCGCCGTCGACCGCGAAACCGC
Protein-coding regions in this window:
- a CDS encoding extracellular solute-binding protein, which translates into the protein MLKKILVAALPIFVLLAIPFFLRPASGAPSDAPAEKLVIISAHNESIKYEYDRAFRQYYRDRFGRDIELDFRSPGGTSDIVKYIADRYEAEFRHFFESDPANGEWTPEIAKRFAEPGVENDPTAPEAVRKARKLFLSSDVGIGIDLMAGGGTFDMQRHAKRGFAVDGGAQKRHPEYFADDVIPRSFGGDELYDKDGRYYGIVLSTFGICYNADRIAELADPAPPKRWADLAAPRFYNTIALADPSKSGSANKCFEILIQQCMADSGSPDKGWEEGLNLIKRIFGNARNLTDSAGKIPRDVAAGNAAAGMAIDTYGFTEQEWNELQFGGTPHFFYVPPEGGTAVSADPVQMLRGAPNRKAAEAFIDFLLSVEGQKLHAFKTGTPGGPARHALRRPPIRRDLYAPEYREYRSDPNYNPYESGASFVYRPELTGPYYGLLRILIRAIALDPQPELQRAWKAIIDAGGPEKVPQAMRAFNRLPFPYAEIADANRALRRDAVEVAAVIRSWSESARLNYLEAERLAKEGK
- a CDS encoding ABC transporter permease: MGNRLVQYLLLAAVIAFLGAFLLAPIFTVVGVGLDRRLLAEVFSNYIYREGLINSFAIAGVTTFFVFLIAFPLAILYDRYDFPGKNLTHLFVMIPMILPPFVGALGFQQILGHYGVVNTILTGCGLPAVDFLGGSGRFWSVCLIEALHLYPILYLNLVTALGNLDPALDEAARNLGATRWERFRRITFPLMKPGILAGGSIVLVWSFTELGTPLMFGYNRVTSVQIFNGIMELESNPVPYALVVVMLFFAGAMYLAGKFALGKSPLNTTVKGAAGASAVRRAGWRRFVPTGVFLFVTLLAALPHIALVLTSFSMRWYNTILPREFTLLHFENALSDKIVLPSIVNSLHYSLLAMVIAVAVGVLVSLAAVRWKLWGSTLADLLAMLPLAVPGIIIAFGYLGMSVRFKFAAEYFNPVENPFLLLGIAYAVRRLPYVVRSVSAGLEQTPEELENAARSFGATAFATLRKVTLPLVFANVIVGALFAFSFSMLEVSDSLILAQKAQFYPITRAIYDLSQVLGSGPYIACAFGVWAMLFLAATLAAAGAMLGSRIGSIFKL